A segment of the Anabaena sphaerica FACHB-251 genome:
ATTTTGGTCTGCCTAAAAATTTGGATTTATCTTCTGTGTATGCTTTAATGGCTGCAAAAAAACTTAACCAGTTGCGATGTAGTCCTAATAATACTTGTTGGGACACTTTCCCAGGTAGAGATTGATATGGTTCTGTAGATTTTAATTGTTTAGCTAAACAATTGTAATCGAGATATTTTTGAGCGAAAATAAAGCTTTGACGGATGTGGAAGTTAGCATAATTGTAGAGGTTTTTAGCAGCAAAACATAACTGATCAATCTCCTGATAGTGGGGATGATTTCGTTGAATGATATGCCGTTCGACCAACTGCATAGACTAGCTTACCAAACTGAGAGCATGATTATATACACTAACACTTGTCTGTACTGGTGTCAATAAATTTATTTTATAGCTGTAGGCAGGATAATTAGGACATGATTAGTCCTTGAAACCAAAAGACCTCTCCGGAAATATGGTAGAGACGTTCCGCCGGAACGTCTCTACAAGGGTTTCAAACCACGCACATTTAATTACCGGAGATGTCTAAAGAATAACAAGGGTTTTACTCTTGCATGAGAGCAAGATTGCCTCTTGCCTTCTGCTATAATTCTCTGGCTTGAGGTTTGCTCTATCCCCATCTATTAGCTGGTTTCACTGTTATGAATGACAATAGATGGCAATATTTGTCTATAGATTGGGCGAAGTTTTACAATACGAGACTTTTACGGATTTTAACAATTGTAGTAGTTCTAAATAATACATAATACCAGTTCAATATTGAACTCACGCTGCTAGTTATAAACGTGAAGGGTCAGTTATCAGTTTTTATTCTCCCCCTGCTGCCTGCTCCCTACTCCCTGCCTTCTGCCTGCGGTTATAATTAATAATCATCCTGATAGCTGATTATCAAAGCTGAAGAGAATAAATTAAGCACTGTATGAGTAGAAAACTGCTGGACACAACCATTATAGTATATGCAGTAATTTACAGTACATTTGCTTCGTAGTAATTGACTATAAGAGCGTAAACTGATCATTAATTTTCAGCAGATAAATATTTTTTTATTAGAGAATAAAGGTAATATATAATAATTAAAAACAGCTATTTTAATTACTAAATTAACTATTAACTTTAATTTTTTATATTAGATTTAAAATAGTTTTTTATTTCCCTGTTAAATCTATAGTAACGTGAATTTAGTAAGTAATTACTGAGCATCTACATTGATTTTAAAATGGCTATTTTTTGGGTATTGACCAAAAAGCTATTAACACTCCGCACTCAGCTTATGCAGTCAGACAGTAGCTAAACCCCAATTTCTGCCCAATTTAAAACTATTGAGTTGGAAAGTAAACACTAGATTCTTCTCTTTGCTGTTGGTGTAGCTTGCTGTTAGGCATGAGCTTGCGGCTGACTGCTTAAGTGGCAGTTTTCATCACCTGTAAGAAAGCAAGGGGTTTAAATTCTGAGATTAGCCAGATTAGAGAAAAATACAGAAAGTCAATCTGATGTTTGGAATCCTATTTTCTGGCATAATTTGAGCCTTTTTGCTTGGGTGTGGGGTGAGTGGGGTGTGGGGTGTTGGGTATTGTGTGTTTAGAGTAGAGACTTGCTATACTCACTCCCATATAAACCGCTATCTTTATCTGGCACTAAGTCCAAAAAGACCGGTGTGAATCCCCTACGGGTGATTCACAAATTTCAATGTCAAATTTTTATTTGTATTTAGAACCATGTTGATGAAAACGCTTCCTATTAGTAGATACAGATTTTTCCAAAAGCTACAACCCTTATCCCTCTTGAAAAAAATCACCAGTAAGTCAGTTACTGGTTGTCTACAAGTATTTAGCACTTCAGGGGCTTGGTCAATCTATGTACAAGAGGGTAAACTGATTTATGCCTGTTACTCAGAGCAGATGTTTGAGCCTCTATATAGAAACTTACAGAGGTTAGGCCAACATAACTCTACTCTTCCCAGAGAGATTAATGAGCAGTTGCAGTCAATCTTTGAAAGAGGTGTGGAAAATCAGACCATACCGAATCCAGATTATTTGGCTATTTGCTGGCTAGTTAATGAAAACTATCTTAGCTCCTTACAAGCTGCAATGCTAATTGAGCAATTGTCTTTAGAGTTTCTAGATTCATTTCTGAAAATAGAAGAAGGGAGTTATGAATTTATCCCTGAGAGTTTTCTGGATGATTTACCCAAGTTTTGTCATTTGAACTTGCGCTTATTAGTCGAAAAGTGTGAAGCGGGTGTGCGAATTTCTCCAGAGCAGTTTTGGCAATACAACGAGCCAAGGACACGCCCCAAGATTGAGGTACAATTGCCCCCAATCGGTAATAAACCACCAACGACGAATAGGTATCAGCAACTTTACTCAAGACCCAAGGACAAAAAGAATTACACAATTTTTTGTGTAGATGATAGTCCTCTGGTTTTAAATACCATTAGAGGTTTTTTAGATGAGCAAATATTTTCTGTAATTGGTGTAACAGATTCTTTGAAAGCTCTAATGGAAATTTTCCACCTCAAGCCAGATATGATTTTTCTAGATGTGACAATGCCGAATTTAGATGGATATGAAGTTTGTTCTTTATTACGGAAACAGGCATCTTTTAAAAATACACCTGTAATTATGGTGTCAGAAAAAGCCAGCTTGATTGATAGAGCTAAAGCCAAGCTAGTCAGAGCTTCTGGTTGCTTGACTAAGCCTTTGAATCAAGGTGATTTCCTGAAAATGATTTTTCAGCACATGGTTTAAATTCTTCTCGATTGAGACTATAAAGGACGACACCCAGAAAGAATACTGTGCATCTTCACTACCGCTCCAATGACAGCGATCGCTGGCGCACTAAATCCTGTCTCTTCAACTTGCTCAACTATTGTTCCTAACTTACCAATTAATTCTTCTTGTTCTGGCCGGGTTCCCCACCTCACCAAACCAATTGGAGTCTCTGGACTCAAAAGGGCTGAACTTAACTGCTCCACAATATAAGGTAGATTGTGGATACCCATATAAATCACTATTGTTTCTGAACCTTGGGCGATCGCCTGCCAATTTACTGCCGGCTTATACTTACCCGCCGCTTCGTGACCCGTTACAAATGTCACCGATGAACTATACAGACGGTGGGTTAAGGGAATTCCAGCATAAGCCGCAGCCGCAATTCCGGCTGTGATCCCCGGCACAACTTCCACTGCTATTCCGGCTTCCACCAATTCTGCCATTTCTTCGCCACCACGCCCAAAAATAAAGGGATCTCCACCTTTTAACCGCACCACAATGGCATGATCTTGGGCTTTTTCAATGAGCAGATGGGTGGTTACTTCCTGTAAGAGCGAATGTCTCCCCATGCGCTTACCAGCGTCGATTTTTTCCGCTTGGGGATTAATCATGTCCAAAATTGCCTGACTCACCAAGGCATCATAAATAACTACATCTGCACACTCCAGCAGACCTTTACCCTTGATAGTCATGAGTCCAGGATCACCAGGGCCAGCACCGATTAAATAAACCTTACCCAAAAACTTTTTCCCCTTCTGTTGCTAAATCCCAAATTACATCTGCTAGTTCTGCACTTGCTCCTAGAGGTTGTGCTAATTGAAACTTTACCTCAGGAAATTGCAATTTTAGCTCTTCTATTGATTTTGCGATCGCATCGGTGATGCCACCAGTGAATAAAAAGTATGGCAAAATTGCAATTTGCAGATAACCAGCAACCACCAACTCTTTCACCCTTGTTTCTAAACTGGGAGGAACAGACCAATAAGCGGTTACTGCTCCCAAACTCCTGGCCATAGTTTCTACTGGCTGTTGCGAACCAGAACGACGGCTACCATGAGCTAAGAGAATTGATACTTCTGCTTTTATATTAGACATTACTGGAGTCAGCAATTTTGCTAAATTCCCATGACTGCCTAAATATGGTTTGAGGTCAATTCTCATATCTTGACCCAATGCTTTTTGTGCCAGTTCCACTTCTGCGGGAATATCTGTCATGACATGAACTCCCGGTACTAAAAACAAAGGTACAATTTTCAGGCATTTGCACCCCAAAGCCAAGGCTTTTTGAGCAAAATCTTGAATTTGCTGATGTAAAGGCTCAATACTTACCTCTAGGGTAGCTATACCTACTAAATTTTCGCTATTTGGCAATTTCTGACTTACCAGCTTTGCTAGTTGTTGCATAGCAATATCTGGACGCGGATCACGACTACCGTGAGATACTAAAAGATAGGCAGATGGCATGAGCTTACAATGTGATTAACTAAAAGTTTAGGTTAAGGGGTATTTATATGAAAGAATTCATGAATGTTTTAGAAGGCTTAGTCGATCAGCTGACACTCGGTGCAATTTTAGAGATGTTAGAGCGAATATGCCACAAAAAAGCAGAAAATCTCAGAACTCACTGGCAAGATGAAGAATCTGCCAAGTTGTGGGATAAAGCCGCTAAACAGATAGAAAATATCAACGTCGATATCTAAGTAGTGGTGCAAAATAAATTGCATATTGAGGTGAGGGAACAGGGAACAGGGAACTCTTAACAGGGAACAGAGATTTTTATTTGTTGGAAAAATTTCTAATTAGAGCTTGCTGAGGTACTTAATCTATTCCTGCTCAGGATACCGTGTTTTCACAAGAGCAGCATCCAAAGCATTCATATGTTCCCAGGGTTTAGTCCCTCCCACCCAAGAATGTGAGGGTAAATTTCCTTTGGGTACTGACCTGGGTAGTGACCAGACAAACAATAAATTCTGGGTGGAAGAACTAGATTTGTTTATATCCCAACCAACGGTAGCGCAAAATTGAGGATAATCTCTTCCACAGCTTTCATATATTTGTACTTGCACACTGAAACCAAAATGCTCTTGGCTATATTTTCTCCATAACTGATCAATTATCTGTAAATCTTCACCAGGG
Coding sequences within it:
- a CDS encoding response regulator, with the translated sequence MKTLPISRYRFFQKLQPLSLLKKITSKSVTGCLQVFSTSGAWSIYVQEGKLIYACYSEQMFEPLYRNLQRLGQHNSTLPREINEQLQSIFERGVENQTIPNPDYLAICWLVNENYLSSLQAAMLIEQLSLEFLDSFLKIEEGSYEFIPESFLDDLPKFCHLNLRLLVEKCEAGVRISPEQFWQYNEPRTRPKIEVQLPPIGNKPPTTNRYQQLYSRPKDKKNYTIFCVDDSPLVLNTIRGFLDEQIFSVIGVTDSLKALMEIFHLKPDMIFLDVTMPNLDGYEVCSLLRKQASFKNTPVIMVSEKASLIDRAKAKLVRASGCLTKPLNQGDFLKMIFQHMV
- the cobA gene encoding uroporphyrinogen-III C-methyltransferase; amino-acid sequence: MGKVYLIGAGPGDPGLMTIKGKGLLECADVVIYDALVSQAILDMINPQAEKIDAGKRMGRHSLLQEVTTHLLIEKAQDHAIVVRLKGGDPFIFGRGGEEMAELVEAGIAVEVVPGITAGIAAAAYAGIPLTHRLYSSSVTFVTGHEAAGKYKPAVNWQAIAQGSETIVIYMGIHNLPYIVEQLSSALLSPETPIGLVRWGTRPEQEELIGKLGTIVEQVEETGFSAPAIAVIGAVVKMHSILSGCRPL
- a CDS encoding sirohydrochlorin chelatase — encoded protein: MPSAYLLVSHGSRDPRPDIAMQQLAKLVSQKLPNSENLVGIATLEVSIEPLHQQIQDFAQKALALGCKCLKIVPLFLVPGVHVMTDIPAEVELAQKALGQDMRIDLKPYLGSHGNLAKLLTPVMSNIKAEVSILLAHGSRRSGSQQPVETMARSLGAVTAYWSVPPSLETRVKELVVAGYLQIAILPYFLFTGGITDAIAKSIEELKLQFPEVKFQLAQPLGASAELADVIWDLATEGEKVFG